One Brassica napus cultivar Da-Ae chromosome A1, Da-Ae, whole genome shotgun sequence genomic region harbors:
- the LOC106358914 gene encoding uncharacterized protein LOC106358914, whose amino-acid sequence MKQFLIVIVMDGGFIYLHNFSSPIQKITSQILYTYRFDCSLAIMADNLRRAIQDLNLGIDDDPVPLSAAVCNEARRVNQFSLIGRPSMQTKQNVRALLTSLPKMWGLPGLISGRIVDRRKFQFVFPTEEMLLSVINRGPWAFNERMLIISRWVPGMDDADLNYIPLWVQIRGIPLEYLTEQVIHNIGDRMGEVMTVDFNPSVNAAVEFVRIRLNWNVGNPLKFQRNFQFSPGVNTLLKFRYERLRGFCDQCGMITHDSGECPPAAVVDQMDANNEEEDPPNDQAGGEENEEDAAVAPDGPAHDIPMDQVNDGETGPGSHVALLQQFSSTAPMVITSQGYEQNTGEVRMKRRNDFVAALLEEGSSSRQRGSGTEMCLRQENESDEESDHIILAMEARRSSEFGFSQYGSFLQEDFDHEMDHIHAAMQHADDQGVSKEISSLGKRPRMESEMVDKFPVGRMKMSHEFNALRKLQEDYGQDQAHDNNPQIDRGAVGPVPPDEP is encoded by the coding sequence ATGAAGCAGTTTTTGATAGTTATTGTTATGGATGGGGGGTTTATATATCTTCACAATTTTTCCTCCCCGATTCAGAAAATCACTTCACAAATCCTGTACACATATCGTTTTGATTGTAGTCTTGCGATCATGGCGGATAATTTGCGAAGGGCGATTCAGGATCTGAATTTGGGTATTGATGATGATCCGGTGCCTCTCTCTGCGGCGGTTTGTAATGAAGCGCGCCGGGTGAATCAATTTTCTTTGATTGGGAGACCATCTATGCAAACGAAGCAAAACGTGAGGGCGCTCCTGACCTCCCTGCCTAAAATGTGGGGTCTTCCTGGTCTCATCTCTGGACGTATCGTTGATAGGAGGAAGTTCCAGTTTGTCTTTCCAACCGAAGAAATGCTTCTGTCGGTGATTAACAGAGGTCCATGGGCGTTCAATGAAAGAATGCTGATCATTAGTCGATGGGTTCCGGGTATGGATGACGCTGATCTCAACTATATACCTCTGTGGGTGCAAATTAGGGGTATTCCTTTGGAGTATCTTACCGAACAGGTGATCCACAACATTGGTGATAGAATGGGGGAAGTCATGACGGTGGATTTCAACCCAAGTGTTAACGCTGCGGTGGAATTTGTTCGTATTCGACTCAACTGGAACGTAGGCAACCCTCTCAAGTTTCAGAGAAACTTCCAATTCTCCCCTGGAGTTAATACTCTGCTGAAGTTCCGTTACGAACGACTCAGGGGTTTTTGTGATCAGTGTGGGATGATTACCCATGACTCCGGTGAATGTCCTCCTGCAGCAGTGGTGGATCAGATGGATGCTAACAATGAGGAAGAAGATCCTCCAAATGACCAGGCCGGAGGTGAGGAAAATGAGGAGGACGCAGCGGTGGCACCAGATGGTCCTGCTCACGACATTCCCATGGATCAGGTGAATGATGGTGAAACGGGTCCTGGTTCTCATGTTGCATTGCTGCAGCAATTTAGCTCTACTGCTCCTATGGTTATAACTAGCCAAGGATATGAGCAAAACACTGGTGAGGTTCGGATGAAGCGAAGGAATGATTTCGTGGCTGCTCTGCTAGAAGAAGGAAGCTCTAGTCGCCAGAGAGGTAGTGGTACTGAGATGTGTTTGAGACAAGAGAATGAATCAGATGAGGAGAGTGATCACATAATCCTGGCGATGGAAGCTCGTAGATCCTCTGAGTTTGGTTTCAGCCAGTATGGATCGTTCCTTCAGGAGGACTTCGATCATGAGATGGATCATATCCATGCCGCGATGCAGCATGCGGATGATCAGGGTGTTTCAAAGGAGATATCTTCTCTGGGTAAACGTCCAAGGATGGAGTCTGAGATGGTTGATAAGTTTCCTGTTGGAAGGATGAAGATGTCTCATGAGTTCAATGCTCTGCGAAAGCTTCAGGAAGATTATGGTCAGGATCAAGCTCATGACAACAATCCACAGATCGACAGAGGCGCGGTGGGCCCGGTTCCACCAGATGAACCATGA